The nucleotide sequence GCGGCCGGATCGGCCGTGGCCGACTCGGAGGCGGCCGGGACGGTCGCGACCGGGACCGGCAGGGCCTGCTCGAGGCCCAGGGCGTCGACGTCGTCCGCCTCGATGGAATCGTGCTCCACCATGATCAGGAGCCGCTCGACGGCGTTTCTGAGCTCGCGGATGTTGCCGCGCCACGGGCGCGCAGCCAGCCGCTCGAGGGCCCCGGGGCTGAACTTCTTGGGGCGGTAGCTGCTGTCGGCCGCCAGGATGCCGACGAAATGGTCGACCAGCGCCGGAACATCTTCGCGCCTGTCGCGCAGAGGGGGACAGGTGATCTGCACCACGTTCAGCCGGAAGAACAGATCTTCTCGGAAGGCCCCGGCCCGGATGCGCTCGCGCAGATCCTTGTTGGTGGCGGCGATGACGCGCGTGTCGACCCGGATCATCTTGGCCATGCCCACCGGCTCGACGTCTCCTCCCTCCAGCACGCGCAGCACCTTGGCCTGGGTGCGCGGGCTCATGTCGCCGATCTCGTCGAGAAAGATGGTGCCGCCGTCCGCCTGGACGAACTTGCCGATCTGCCGGGAGGTGGCGCCGGTGAACGCCCCCTTCTCGTGGCCGAACAGCTCCGATTCGATCAGGTCCTCGGGGATGGCCGCGCAGTTCACCTTGACGAACGACTTCCCCGATCGCGGGCTCAGGCGATGGATCTCCCAGGCCACGAGCTCCTTCCCCGTGCCGCTTTCCCCGGTCACGAGGACGGTGGCGTGCGCCGGCGCCGCCCGGGTGATCGCCTCGCGCACCGTCCCGAGCGCCCGGGACTCCCCCACGAGGCGCAGGCTGGCCTCGACCTGGTGGCGCA is from Candidatus Polarisedimenticolia bacterium and encodes:
- a CDS encoding sigma-54 dependent transcriptional regulator; protein product: MKEKILVIDDEGEIRKSLRMVLEYEGFDFVEAPSGPEGIDTLRREMPDAVLLDIKMPGMDGLEALAAIRAKDAQTPILMISGHGDIPTAVEAIQNGAYDFLEKPLEGERVVTALRHAIERRRLREENLRLRHQVEASLRLVGESRALGTVREAITRAAPAHATVLVTGESGTGKELVAWEIHRLSPRSGKSFVKVNCAAIPEDLIESELFGHEKGAFTGATSRQIGKFVQADGGTIFLDEIGDMSPRTQAKVLRVLEGGDVEPVGMAKMIRVDTRVIAATNKDLRERIRAGAFREDLFFRLNVVQITCPPLRDRREDVPALVDHFVGILAADSSYRPKKFSPGALERLAARPWRGNIRELRNAVERLLIMVEHDSIEADDVDALGLEQALPVPVATVPAASESATADPAAAGQGQAAAGAARASGSLEPPDPSSFRALQEYKDEAERVFIMRKLKENRWNISKTARAIDTPRSNLYKKLEQYGISRDQVQE